The Tenebrio molitor chromosome 5, icTenMoli1.1, whole genome shotgun sequence genome segment TGGTGGTGTTAGATAGACGCAATTTAAATGCACATGGATATATCACGAACATCTTGGAACCTGTTATTGTACCATTTGTCCCATTCGCAGGGCAAGACTTCATTTATATGCAGAATAATGGACAGCCACATATTGCAAGGGTTcgaatttttgcattttttttacaattatgtgcttttttgtaagaaaatgtgttgaaaatatttcccaTGGTTCAgctgttattgttgttaatatatttttttatgtttcaaaacttgattttttaattaaaaaaatcaaagtgatgcgttaattttggagtTCAGTGTACTTAAATATTTCTGATATGTTTGAGTTATACAGCCTGTGCATTCTCAAACtggaacataggcaattaacattgtattgaacgtttttgctgattcctgctcgccaattgaacttacatgtaaggtaatggtatcaatagaaagataaaattattgcgcttgaaatgatactaataataagattaaaagtgctatttttattttaaaatactaatttaaaacttggcgatttttaaatatgacatgccatgattttcaaattggacagcatttgtcaaaaaatttagtaatttgttgggttaagtcagcgaattttggtaaattactgtcaaaattatttacggaaaaatgaatAGTTACTCCATACAGATTAAGACTAATTTCTCATGAAGTAAGTTTATGTAAATCGCGGATACTGAATATCCTCAGgaagtactatggcggacaataaatttaggccggcaaatttctgacatttcaaaaaagtcaatgcaagcgaccatttattgtcattatgactgatgtgtcagtttgtcaaactgaaggttttcaagctgtttggcgtttcctacgcctttttcgtaacttacagatcaggACGCACttgcataactgatttgtagtagcacttctctctggtgcacgcttcttttcccaattttaattttgattatcgctgtcacgatgttagttgaacataatgccagcttcacattttgatgtcaactcaatgacaggccggcctaaatttattgtccgccatagtacaaatATCATCCCTACAAGACACAGTGTTATCAACAGATTTTTGCTGTTGATGAAGAAAGTAAGAGTGAAACCTGTTATGAAATACAGGAGCGTGCAAATGATCGTCGCTTTCTGTCCACAATTTGCTTCACAAACGAATctacttttacactaaataacgaaccaaatgttcaaaacacgCGATATTGGGCTCAAGAAAACCCTCGAGTATCCTCAAAAAATTCCTATCTGGActgggatttttaataacatttgaaataaagggaaatttaaattcagcaaattatttaaatttattattaactaaggtaggaactgcattgtaattttttcaaagaatttttttgttataaatgcttaaactgttaattactttaatattataatttaattctttaaaaatattgatgtatcgaaataatggcataatacatacatatctataaactgaatgcacagtgttaattgcctatgttcgactttgagagtggacacccggtatatgtatgtacctatgttgaaatttcaaagaaaaaggTTAAAGTAATCATAACATTTGTATGTATTTGAGCTAGTTTTAAAGTTATAAAAGCTGCAGTACTTtaccaaataataaaacaagtaATAAAGATAGTGTACAGGGGGGCTTTATTTGAAGTCATTCGCAAAGTTGCGTGTGCGCAAGCCAGCAACATGCGAATGATATTGCGCATATCGCTAAGCGACCGTTCACAATACCATTCGCATGTTGCTGATTTGCGCACACGCAACTTTGCGAATGACTTCAAATAAAGCCCCCCTGGTCCGAATGGGTtggctttttatttttttacaatttcaacGAAACGTCCCTAACAGCTAATTAATGGGGGCGAAATACTTAATACCTAACTGCCCATGAGGAAAATAAttcagttaaaatcagggaataattgaattaaagaatttgatgttagcaaaTTTCAAATCGAGAGGAACACCAAATTAATGTTCACTACGTAAAGTGACTTTTTATCATTGTCGAATTTTTGTATAGTCAAAGAGTGAGATtgcaaaactttttttatcattttcaaATTAGTGTCAAATGTATAGTCAACGGgtgagaattgcaaattaaaaacaaaaaaaaaaattggtagaaaacaaaaaaagagtaTCTAATGGTAACATCATTTAGTTTCGTAGAAACAAAATATGTGAGtgaaagagagagagagagagagggagagagagagagagagagagagagagggagagagagagagaggagaGAGAGTAAATGAAGGTTTTAAACTAACTAGGAAGGTTTCGAGAAATTCAACCATTCTTAGAAATTGCCAATCAACAGAATTCCACATGCATGGTAATTGtgtaatagtagattacatatCCAGGTAgaaagtgtttcattcctgtcgagagctaagatagtttaccaaggcgtagccgaggtgaactaatgctcgagacaggaatgaaacacattcccatcgaggtttgtatacattttattcggaatcattacatttttagcaaataaacaattaatttgatgcaatttcatttctactgtttttcgacaattcgtgtacgccactggaaaaacgTCATAACAGGGCGGAAAGTGGCgtattactgaccaagagagggaagtaaagataaaaaggaatggttaactttccgccctcgtataaggttaggaatgtgcatattacaatacgattccgaataaaagcGATTCCAGCCCTActtatgtaataaaaaagtGTACATTTATATGTGTTTGATGATGAATGAATGGTCattattgattaattttttattaaagtttatCTTCATTTAAAGATCGAACAAACAGAGATCTcgtcaataataatttttgagccGTGTTCTTCTTCCAGAACCACACTGTTAGCTTCAAAATATTGTAATAATTGCTCTATCCTAGCccaaaaatcaaaacagtATCTCCGTGGTAGAACTTTTCTAGACGACGAAGCAGCAACGGCAAAGATAAACTAATAGGGATGTAACCTCAtactttgtaatttttatctaaCTCTCATTAGACGACCTCAACTGTTGACTTTCCCTTATTAAGTATGTCATGTTCTCGATTAAAATTTCGTGTTTCGTCTAAATCTTCAGATTGAACCTTGGTTAAGTCAGTGCCATTCACTTGTTTTATATCAAAATTTTGCAGTTCTGCCGATgcaaaaattaagtaaaatataGAACCTATCAAGTTAATTATAATCAAAACCCAGAAAATATATCGCCACTCCTCGAATGTTCCTTTtccattgacaaaaaaagcAACTACTTTGGCTGATATGTACCCTGTTGATGCACCACATGCGAAAGCTATTCCGAATATGGTGCCGGAATAGACAGGAGAGATATCCATACTGTTTGACATAAATCCTGCAGTACCAGCAGCGTTGAACCCTTGACAAAATATAAAAGCCAAGATAGAGACAATACGATCATAGCCCCAAAACACTTGAATCAAATACAGTAAACATGGAAtccaaaatgaaattgatgtgAATAATTTTCGTATGGTAATTAATGAATATTTTCTAGATTTTCTCCATTTGTCAGCCACGTGGGTAAAAATTACGGCCCCAAAATAACTTGCTGAAAAATCATCTAATAATGTGGAGTCCAACAAGTAAAGAAACTTACCAAAAAACGGAAGACTGGAAAACCATCCATTCTCCTTGATATTAAAATGAAGAACTTCATCCATGTATGAAGGTAATTCGTTTATAATTATATTCATGTTAAACTGTGAACAAAAATCTGCAACAATTATTGCCCAAACTGGTCCGGAGTTTAGAATGCTCAACCACGGAGTTTTCTTGCTTCCAAAAGAAGTAATTTGGCCAATCTCGTTCTCTATATgttgtttttctctcttgctgATTCTAGGATGTTGTCTTGGTGAGTCGTAAACAAAGTAGAACCACAAGAGAGACCACACTAACGACAAAGCGCCGGTGATAAAGAAGACACTCGGCCAACCAAGAAGTGTAATTATGTATCCACAAACAGGTAAAATTACTCCTGCTCCTAAAGAAGAAGCTTTCGCATTTGCCATGAACTTTGAACTATCGGCTGGTGCAACCCATTTAACTGCCATCGGTGGTACCGACGGCCAAGAGACCCCCAATGCCAAACCCATAGCAATTCTCACTGTCAAAACGCAGTAATAATGCAAGTAGCATGCAAAAGGGGTTACAATCGTAAGAAGGCTGGCTAAGACCATGGCAGTACCTAAAACCTTCCGAGTTCCGTAGATTTCCGAAAGCCGCCCTCCAGGAATTGCTGATAGTAACAATCCCCAGAAGAAACACCCCAAGAGGTCGTTCTTTTTGTGTTCATCCCAGCTGAATGTGTTTGAATGTGTTGATGTGAAATTGGAGTCATTTGTTGCAACCATTTCGACTATCGCGATCGACATGTTTACTCTGATCATGTAATGCACCATAAAACATGTCATTACCATGACGTTCAAAGTTTGTCTGCATGTTAAAAGTCCTGTGCAACAAACAAAAGGAATAGGTTTATagttaataacaaaatttaaaaccgaAATCATTCCGTTAGGATTTTTCTCAAATGTTATTTAAGATATGTGATTCAATTCGGAAGAAAAATAAGATTCCAGGcagagaaaaaattgttaaacatAATCCGTCTTTCTCAGTTAACATTGTTtgcaaattataaattattaaaaaacaaaattgtaccTTTTGTCCTATAATTTGCAACGTCTCCCATTTTTAttcgtttatattttatttacactaACTTATTTTCTGTATTAATAACGCAGTTTAACATTACTCATTTCAGAACTGTACAATTCTTATCGCACCTACCTATAGCATTTCTTTATCACTTTTACGTATAGtatgtatttacaatttttacaaaggTCAAGTCTTATTTAAAAGCAGTTccattttgataattaaatGTATCTATAAATTTGGTAGTCATGGGGTTTAGTTTGTTGTGATTTAGGAATCTTCTTTTATTGTTAGTGCTGTTATACCTAATTAACTTTTTCGATTCCAAAAGAGAGTTATCCGTTTAtagtggaaccagaaatatagtgtttTTATGGACTCTGGTtgataatttttacaattttggggtcacttttattaccaacttgaagagagttataaatcttctatgacagattagttaacaaaaattaatatttttatggaCGAAGTTAAACACCTGTGtgtattttctgaataaaattattaattcataAATGCATAAacatttctacaaaatttttactaatacaTGAGGTCTGAACTTCAGTTCTTTCATATTCTTTTTCTGACAATTGAATTGATCATTGTTTCCTTAAACTTTTAGGATTTCTCTCTACAATAATGGAGCAGCACttctcttcttctttttccttttccttGTTGATAacgtcaaatattaaaaataaaaaataaaaataaataatcgaaTAATCGTACAAGTGTTAGAAGTTTTCAGGTCACGCAAGCGCCTCTAATATCACCTAACGACCACTACTAAGTAAGTAGCCGAGACCGACAGCTTTACATCTCCTCCGAAAGATGGTAGTGATTTGAAAAAACCTGATGTTTTAACCGGCAATCGAACCCGGGCGGTATGGGTGATAAGCTATCTTGAAACCTTGAGCATTGTCTCTTGAGTATCTTGCCCCTGAGCCATGACCACTacatatattaaaaatgagtTTACATTATATTCTAAAGTTGATACAACATGTTACTAATCGATCACAGAAAAGCGAttttagataaaatgttaGATGTTTATTTAGGGTTAATTCTTTTCATTTGAACCTTGTTGCGGAACAGAATTTAAGGGCTTCAggtttcaaataatttatagGTTTAAACCTTGGTTTAAACAAACACCCTTCacattgttttggcataatgggtggccatgatttatttttttaatgttggacacactgtctgatttccgtcactaaagtgcctaacaagcggacctatcaaaatgaacataacatgttgctgaacttcccgcgatgtctgagtattcttctattgcaagttagtaaaactgacaacaatatACTGGatattgacgctatttataccctcaaacttagaaaaacataacctaattcaacagactttactaccaaattaaatgcaaaatttccatggcctcccattatgccaaaacaacgtgaatgcattttagtTTTTAAGTTATAGATGATTAGAAAGAACCAATAGAGAGCTGGCTAAATTAAGCTGTTTTTATATACAAAAAAAGTCTTCCTGGGCAACATTaagaaaacataatttttctagtctCCTTTCAATTTGACTGATAAAAATTTGATATTCGCTTCCTTCGTGATATTTCAAATATATGGTGTAACCTTAGGGATTTTATGTTCAAATAACATATAAGATCATTACGTATACTAAGAAACAACTTATTTTTattctcttttatttttattattttttattattcttttacGAATAAGATTCATTCTTTATGATCATTTATGAGATTCTGGTAAATATATAGTTGTTCATGTTGCATCccaaaataaagaataatccAAGGGCGTCAttgtatgaaaataaaaaacaagagaaaaatgacagtgatCTAAAAAGATACACATTGACAAAATGAGGTTGAGCCATCCgagaatgtaaaaaaatgaccaagatttaagTCAGCCGAGCAAGTGCCTCAACATAAGACACAATTTAGCTGATCACACGTGTTGAAAACCTGTCTTATTAGATCTTCTGGACAATTTGGCAGCAACGATAAATATAAGTTGGGTATTAGCAAAAGTGTGGTGGATGCTCGGTAGACAATCTGGATTGATGATTGGGAAGCAATGACAACTCCTTGCTTCATAAACATATCCTCCTTTTTACTTGGTAACAATATCTGTAATGACGACGTTTCACCTCATTGTCGATTTACTATCGGGTCAATGTTGGGTCCGATAATAATATCCTTTACtctccaaaagaaaatcaataaCAGGACAATAATTAGTAAGCTTTAATACGAATATACCAAAGAattaattaacttaattttattgctttcaactgtcataaattctcatttttctaaactgctctaaagcaaaaaaatagcagaccgttgccctagacaacacattcaaagtgacatttcttgaaaaatttgttaaaactgtcaaaagcaaatgcgaaatcatttttaatagatttggaagctttggggacgtcgtttcaaacaataaaattttgtatgcaacgaggttctgtgtaaattgggcttttctaattgcccgagaggccagattgaaacacgagcgtagcgaggataACTattacataccgggtgtactcgtagaatggattttggtacataggcactcaagtgtaaaagtaaaaatcctcgGATGTTGGCTTccctaattattttagaacaaacccttaaatacaaaagttgtagagttttaaaaatggttcctaattcttgtttgttttgttttttaacatctttcggaagtacacaataatggaaaaaagaaTGAAAGGATTTGTCAAAATAGCAATAGCTGGGAAGTGTAACCGAGGTGACAACCAAAGATGACAATATATGATATTTGACATGTCAAACTTGGAATTTGTCGCTCCGGATAGAATACAGGAAATGTTGCTTGCATGTCTCTAAAGGACATGGCTACTGCTATTTTGTCggtagatttttaatatttaattttgcttgtctAATAGAAAGGAtttaggtacaatttttttactctGCAACTTTTGTGTTTAAggttttgttgaaaaataattaggggagccaatatcaGAGGATTTTCACTATTGCACGTAAAGTgcctatgtaccaaaatccattctacacttgtatgtaaaatgtatgtaaaaattctttatttaagTATGACACATGAAAATATGTGACGCACATTctatactaaaaaaaaaaaagaatttgcaataaaatgtaaataatactTGTTTATCAAGATTATCCAAAACATTTTAcatgataataaaaattttacatgaattttaaaatgttgaccTTGTAatggtccgaataggttcgctGAAGTGAGATTTTCTCCTTTTCCTTAATTTAAAGGAAACGTCCTAAAAACCATTTATAGGGAAAGCGGAATTTTTgttagttgtaaattttatgtttgttCATATCCTTGTGTCGGCACAATAAATcctttttctaacactaatatcttatactgtttccatggtgcatttgagctcacaccttatgtttcccataaaatacgcttgtctctataagacacgtcgtcaatagcaacgtatcttatagagtcataaaatacgctcacacacatcattcaagtaacattttattcatcatttttacagtaattatcacaaaagtgaaaagtacaattactgaattggaattgccatattagcttcgtgctcttgttcataacatcttcttctttaacttctgctgtttcatccaatgcaagtgcccggccattgaaaatggcaatctttacattttcttcaaatgattgttgccgtagtgtgaattaacttttaatgaagttctacacgcttaccccatatcaagaaaagccaaaatgacatcttccgttacctccctgatgctttttttttattgttccggtcttgaaacgaaacatacaccttttcgtatgcacttttagacttcattggtaacaaattgccccttttttcttatttcttctggaacgttttggcacatttcaacgatgaaaattgtttttttccaaatttgttgatattattaccatagtacccacggcaacctccgcattttgtgtattgtgacgcgcctcgaataatttctgaatttattaaaatttctgataagatgttagtgttagaaaaaatcttgaagacaacgcgtgttttatagtttaaaaatctcgatctattaaatcctcgctccctgcggtcgctctgatttaaactacgatctcgatttttaaatcgtctataaaacccttgttgtcttaatagctataaaaGTGGAAATGTAGTACTAAAATGAAATGTGTCTTTCAAATGGGACGAACCcaccaacaaaaataataataattaataaatattcatgGGAAAAACGTAGTAGTAAAACATTTGTTAGACATTTTGGGaattccagttaaaatcaaggatttgaattaatgaattttaattatgatAGCAAATTTCAGAATGAGGTTCTGAACTTCtgtatttgatttaaaatcacaaacaatttcaatcattaaatgaaaatgataactgccatagttatttgtacaactacgagtagttatgaaagtcatattttttttacgaatttgcagattgattaacgagggcgtagcctaagtgaaaaaaagagactttcataacgtgttgtagaGTAAGGCCGGCCTGAGAaatgacatttggtgggggaaatCTGCGAGGACAAAATATTCCTGTGGCGTGGCAAAACAATCAAAACCGGTCACAGCAGAGAATAGCGGTCACAGTAACaattagtgatttttaatcCATTGAGCACCTCTATTTTACGAACGATGGACTCGTCCGACTGTTTTCCGTCTACGCACACCCCCACCAAGTGTCATATCTCAGGCCGACCATACtctacacactatttttttgcatatcgatgtaagttgagaaatttggtctaaaaggatttatgaaaaaaaaaaataggtatgctttgacaatcatctccaaggagatggaataaaatgatgcaaaaaagtatgtactactttcactacgattttgcgtgtaaaaaaagtgccactttcattacgatgtgcaaaaaataagtttaatgtatgtttttctatttctgCATTTCCAAAACAGGCCGCGGTCCTACATAAAATCCAGTTATCTGTTATGTAAAATCGTGTTTAACAAACTCGttaaaacgaaaaattaatattaatagttTAAACTTTTGTTTCTTAAATGAAGTCTGATTGCAACAGAAGCACATAcagtaaaacagtaaatgtTAGGTGAAATACttagaaataatatttatggTCAAAATATCAGTTACTAAAGAAGCTATCTGTCTAAACACTAAAAAACTCAAGAAAAGGAACTGTAGGTAAAGTAAATTCCCGATCTCTCAAATATGAATCTCAcatcatttataaaaattaaaaatgggtCAGAATTTTATTAACTAGGTATTCAAATTGTATTTCAACTTTAAGAATCAGtcttattttatattttcgatcataaaatgtaaatctatgaaataaaatttagtttttgtaTTAGTCAAGTTAATCACTTCACGTTTTTATGAGTATTATTATGACTAATATGTTCTTTAAACAGTCTTTCTACTGTTTtattaccaaaaaataaaaaacatacatacagactgattcacataactttctcgttgaaaaatcaaaagccAAATATCTTTTAATTCCTCTCATTCTCACTATATGTATTTGTCTTTTATGTACTTTTTCACAAGGCATGTAGTAAAGTAAGTCATTATGAAATATATTCTACGAGTAGTATCGTGCGATATATCGCATTGTGGTAGATacataaatataattaaaattaattaatcaaaaagaaactatgcaattcaaaataactttgagagtggaaaaaagttaataaacaATTCGGGAGGTAACCAGTCTCGAGCTCTATTGTTAGCCCTCGCTATCGCTCGGGCGCAAACACGTCCTCGATAAGTAAATaacagaatcaataaaaaaaattataccttactatttgaaaaaaaaaggtgCCCATTACCAATTAAGGGGGTAGATGGTATAAAATTATATCTCAGGTTTGTAGTGTGTTTAGAGCCATTTCGtttcctgtataatttttttcatttgggttATCAATAGCAAAGTTATAGCTTGGGCCTTTTTTTATAAGACAGTCTGAATATAGGAAAATCAACATAAAAcatcataaattattatcaaagctTTTGTCACCAGTAAGACTCTGACGTAAGTACAAACGAcaaaatatttcgaaaaaaggTCAAACTGAACATTATTCAAACTGACTCACAAATATGTAAATGTGGATGTTATgtgataaaacatttttttttaaataggcaGTGAGCATCTGTAGTTCACCGACAATCAAGCTATGGATagttatttaaaacaaaaaagatcaATCAATCCCAGGCAAACAGCTAACATATTTTCCAAAGTGACATTCTTGTACTAAGATATTTTCagtgcaaatttttttaaaacttattgtaagttaaaattttagtttcACTTTAAAACTATTTAAAAGTGGCGCCAAAGAAGAACTAAAAGAAGAAGACTTGTACGAAGTTCTCCCCGACCTAGACTCCCAAAAATTGGGAAAGCGCATTTTAAAAGAATggaatgaacaaaaaaatgaaaacaagtgtTCGGTATTTTCACTTCTGTGGAATTTATTTGGGAAATATTACATTTTACTTGGAACCACCAAACTAATATCAGTGATTCACACGTATGTTAGATCGTTAATTAATATGAATTTTTACAAAGTCATTTATTTGTAGTGTTGTTCGGCCCATCGTTATAGGAAAGTTGGTTTCCTATTTTATTCCAGGTCAAACCGAGCTGACTAAAATTGAAACATCTTTCTATGGAGTACTTGTTATAGTTCTCACATTTACCGATTCCGTTTATAGACACAACTACCTTTTGGCAACCGGAAAACTGGCAATAAAAATGCGTACAGCATTGACGTCCTTGTTGTATAGAGAAATTTTCAATCTGCATCCTTCCAAACTGAGAAAGACTCCAATTGGGAAAATCACTACTTTGATCACGAGGGATGTTAtgacatttgattttttccttGAACTATTTAATGACACGTGGACAGGATTTCTCGCGacaattataatttgttataACATGTACCAAAAAATTGGGTCTACTATGTTAGTCTTGCTTTTCTCATATACCTTGTATATACCTTGGCAAGGTACAGATTTACAAAAGTGTCTTTAACTAGCGATAACATATTCTTTTAGTTTATGTGGTGTGGagggttatttgtttaaagaTCGAGACATCCAAAAAAACTGATAAAAGAATACGCAGCATCCAAAAGGTCTTGTCGACTATCAGAAGTACAAAAATGTATGTCTGGGACAAATACCTAAGTAGAGCTACCAATCATATTAGAAAGTACAAAGTATTCTAATTTcgttaacaaatttattgatGGATTCTTTTTTGCAGGGATGAAATGCACACTTTGCACAAAATGTTCATGAAGTTGTTCCTGACAACGGTTTCAGCAACA includes the following:
- the LOC138132114 gene encoding sodium-dependent phosphate transport protein 3-like, which encodes MGDVANYRTKGLLTCRQTLNVMVMTCFMVHYMIRVNMSIAIVEMVATNDSNFTSTHSNTFSWDEHKKNDLLGCFFWGLLLSAIPGGRLSEIYGTRKVLGTAMVLASLLTIVTPFACYLHYYCVLTVRIAMGLALGVSWPSVPPMAVKWVAPADSSKFMANAKASSLGAGVILPVCGYIITLLGWPSVFFITGALSLVWSLLWFYFVYDSPRQHPRISKREKQHIENEIGQITSFGSKKTPWLSILNSGPVWAIIVADFCSQFNMNIIINELPSYMDEVLHFNIKENGWFSSLPFFASYFGAVIFTHVADKWRKSRKYSLITIRKLFTSISFWIPCLLYLIQVFWGYDRIVSILAFIFCQGFNAAGTAGFMSNSMDISPVYSGTIFGIAFACGASTGYISAKVVAFFVNGKGTFEEWRYIFWVLIIINLIGSIFYLIFASAELQNFDIKQVNGTDLTKVQSEDLDETRNFNREHDILNKGKSTVEVV